TCAGTGATTTAATAGCATGGTCATCTACCCTTAAGGTCAGTGATTTCCTTATTTCTGGTTATGCTGGATCACTCGGCTTAGTTGTATCTGAAATTTGGGTCCAAATAAAGATTTTGTTGTGGTTGAATTGTAGTGATAATTTTCAGTTAAAAACAGGATCTTGGTCACTGAAATTCAAGTTTCTTCACTAATGTCTAAGTTACATTTAGTAACAATATTGTCAACTTCCAGTACTTCTATTCCATTCATGGTTTAAACAGATACAGTATTAGAACTTAGAAACACCAATAAACAAAATTAATGCTGACTGGGCCTTTAGCGGGCTAGGCGGAGACGATGCAGGCCTAGGCGGTCTATGCTTTGTGGGCCGAGTCGGGCTTGGGGGTCCACCCTTTAAACGAAAATTACTTCAAAGGACTAAATCAAATGGCCCCTCGACGGGAAGCTGGTTCCCGTTCAAGTTTAACTTGATTCACAGCTGCCTGCACTCTCTCACAGCTCCCTAAACTTCTCTCAGAGAAGTTGCAGCTGTTCTACTTCTTTGTGAAGTCGGAAAGGAATAGCCCTCAAATTAAGGACTCTCTCTAATGCTTTGGCTTAGTACTGGACTACTGGTGCTCCTGCTTGCTCTGCCGTCGACTCTGCCCTATTCTTTGAAGTAGTTAGGTCACACAACCATATGCATATATATATTAAGATCGGGTTACCTAAATAAGGTTAATTTTACTAGCTAGTGTTGTTATGTAGAGTCGAGCATTGAGTTTAGCAGTGATGAATTTGTTAGAATCATTCTGGTAGTGTTGTGAACCATTTTAAAAAAGAGTTTGAGACAACTAACACCTCCACCTTGCTGCTTTACCTGGCTGCGATCGAGTCATTAATCCTTCCAGATGGCGTTGGCCGGGCTGACACATAATTTAAACAAACTTTGATCATGTGTGCACGTACATCACAGCAACTTGGTCAGTTGACCCGAGTTATAAAACAAGATCTGAGCTTACTCCTATATTGTAAATTAAACCAACATATGGATCATGTATTCACATTAATTATTGTTTGCGCTATATATTAATAAGAGAAAATTTAATTTCCATCTGATGGCCCTAGCTACCGGTGAAGCCGTGAAGGTTGCAGCAAACCATCTGCATTGAGCTTTAATTTCTAGTCGGGTAGCGATCTTGCCACTGGAGGCAACCACAAGTCCCCAACACACACCTGTATCTTTAGATATAGCTATAGCAGGTGTGAATTTTTCTCTATATCTTCTTCATTTCAGTTCATAGTCTTTATTTTGAGTTTACATAGTATTATCGGAATATTTTCCTAATGTTAATATGGTGGGGAATTACCACCAGATTCTGTATATTTGTTGTGCGTTACCAACAAATTTTTCCAGAATTTAGGAGCTTTAAGCAAAAATTCTTGAATGCTGTCTGGGACTTTAGGCTCTAAATATGGTAGGTGTTGCAAATATTAAGATTTTTGGACATGTTAATTTGCGACCATATTTAAGTCCCGAGTTGCGTATAACTATGTATATAATTTAGGTTTGCATGTTCAGCAGCCTCAGGTCCGGCCGATTTGTAACATTTGTTATTAATTTTACAAATTTTTCTGGCTAATTAACATCTTTGAATAATTAGTTAATGATCGTGCATTGTTCCAGCTCGTATCTGGAGACTGGAAATGAAGGGAAGTATTGAAGCTGCTTCAAATGGCGCCAGAGAAAACCCGTACATTGTATTAGAAACTTCACTTCTGAAGGAGTTGGATAGACTGTCCCTCATGACCAATTCGCGCTGTATTCACCGGGTTTCTCCTCAACTACGGCTTGTATGTGAAAAGGCCTATACACCCCAGTTAGTCTCAGTTGGCCCCCTTCATCATGGAAAGCAAGCCTTGAAACGCATGGAAGAACACAAAATGAGGTACCTACGATATTTTCTGGGTCGAACCAATTTAAGCCTGATGCATTATATAGAAAAGATAAAGGATCAAGAAGCAGAACTGCGCAGTTGTTACTCACAGACCATTGAGCTTAAAAGCGATGAATTTGTGAAAATCATTCTAGTGGATGCCATCTTCATCATTGAGTTCTTGTTTAGAAGCTGGTATTCTCAATTGCTTGAAGAAAGTGACTGCCTCTTTGGATCACCAAGATTGGCAAATCATGTATGGCTCGACTTGCTGTTGCTTGAAAATCAGCTGCCATTCTTCATTCTTGAGGACCTATTCGATCCAGACATATTTCCATTTCCATCCAACTACTCTAACAGACTTGAAGGTGTTGAGAGCCTTTCAATGATATTTCTTTCTCATTACTTTCTGGATAAAGCCGGGGTATTTATAGGGGCAACGGGTATGGTACCCAATTTGGAAACAATATGTTGTTCCGAAGTAAAAGTGCAACATTTCGTTGATCTGTCAAGAAGGTTCTATGTAGCACCAATATTGAAACCAGAATCTACAAGACGACCCATAGCTTTAACTAAACCAAGTATTGAAGAGCTAAACCAGGCAGGAGTCCAATTCAAGGTGGGTCATTCCAGCAACAGCTTGTTTGACATAAAATTCAAAGGTGGGATTCTGGAAATTCCGAAACTGAGGGTACTGGGTTCAACAGAGGCTATACTTAGAAATTTAGTTGCATTTGAACAATGTAACTTTGCCTCTGGGCAGAGATACATAAGTGATTATATTGCCATGATGGATTATTTGGTAGACACCCCTAAAGATGTGGGATTGCTTGTTGAGTATGGAATTGTTGAAAGTGGGTTAGGAGGTGGCAATAATCAGTTATCTACTTTGATTAACTCCCTTGCTACTGGGGTTAATGTTAGCACAAAGAAATTCTATTATGGTACTATTTGTGAAGACTTGAACAAGTACTGCAGGTCACCATGGCACAGAAGGATTGCAAATTTGAGACAGAATTATTTCAACACACCTTGGGCAATTATTTCTTTCATTGCAGCAGTTTTTCTTCTCATACTCACTATCATTCAAACCATCTGCTCGATATTATCTCTCTAAAGTCTTGACCACACCAATGCATGCATGCACTCAGCACTCTATTTCATTCCCTGATCATCCTTATCCATCATTCAAGTTTTCTGCAAGACGAAGATCGATCAGCGTTTCTAAAGTGAGTGGAACATCTTGAAGATCATGGGATTTGAAGTGAGTTAATTAGATTCTCTTTCATCTATTGTGATAATAAGATTCATGGTTGTGTTGTTCTGATCTGTGTTCACTGTGTTGTAATAATCAGATATATATATATCTTCTCGGCTGTGGACGTCCGCACCAACGGTTTTGGTGCGGACGTCCGCAGCTGAGAAAATCTGTATATATATATATATATTTGTGTCATTGAAATGGAATCTGTAATAACTCAATTTGTTAATACCTTTTCTCCTTCTTTTTTTTATTATTATTATTTTTTTATAAATTACTTACAAGGATTAGACGATATTAGCTCATCTGTAACAACCTGGTAAATTAGGCGATATTAGCTCATCTGTAACAGCCTGGTGGGTGACAGAGTACCCACTCTACCCTGAAGGGGACCGCTACAACCAGGAACCCACCGCCCGTCCCTTATTAGATTTTTTATTTTCTCCTTGATCTCTTGTATCTTTCTATTTATTTGGGTATACGTTTTGCTCAAGTCAGACTACATCTAAAGATAAGGATTAAAGGAACAATCTGAAAACCGTAACCACACTCAGCATGTGAGCTAGAGCGTGCCGGGGTCAAATTCAAGGTAGGATCAAACAAAAACTTATTTGACATCAGATTCACTGACGGGGTACTTGAAATTCCAAAGTTAACTCTAAGTGATAAGACATGGATCACAATCCAAAACCTCTTGGCCTTTGAACAATGCCAGTGCATCGAGAATTATGTGTATGAGTATGTTTTCGTCATGAAATGCTTTGTGAGAACAAGGAAGGATGTGGAATTGCTTATGCGGCACGGAATTTTTTAGAATAGGCTTGGTGACTGCAGACAGGGGTGTACACTGATCAACAACCTTGCAGATGGTGTTATCATGGACCCTAGTTACTTCTGCTTTGCTACTCTTTTCGAAGACCTACAAAAGTATCCGCACAGATGGAGAGCGAGTCTAATTAGACATTTTTTCAACTCACCTTGGGCAACTAAGGAAATGATTGCAGCTGTTATTTTCCTCTTGCTCACTTTCTTACCAGCAGTGTGCAATGTCATTATAGTTCTTAGAGGTTAAGTTCAGTCTTTGTGTTGCTCACATATGAGATCTTAGTTCTTAGATTCAAGGATTTCTTTCTCAACAAGAAGCTCCACATCCTTGGATTGATTCACCAGGAAATCCATGAAAAACACATAATCACAGATGTGGTGATCCTGAAGCATTATGCAACGAACATTACGAACTTTTACAGTATATCAAATAGTCTCGGTAGAAATGATTGTCCAAGCATATTCTTCAATTTTTTTTCAAAAGAAAGTACATATATAGATATATGAATCGTTTCGAGCAAGATAAACAAAGTACTATTGAATAGTTTGTTTATCTTAAAGTCTTGAATCTGTGATAAGTTGTATCTGGAAAAAAGAAGTCAAATAGGTCCTGCTCGTCTCTACAAAATTAGCCAGCAGGGGCGGATCTAGGTACAAGCACCATGGGACTCAAGTCCCACCCAAATATTTTGGGGAAAAAAATTACTACTTATAGTTATCATTAATTTTACGGTGTGATTGTAAGATTGTTGAGCTTAAGTCCCACTCAAATTCCTTCATCTTGTACAATTACTAATCAAATATTTTTTGGGATAGTCTCACTCAAGTCCTAGCTAGCATTGACGTGATCCAAGTGCTAACGTATACTTAATTTCATTTTTGTTAAAGAAAGAGATAAGTTTCTCTATCTTCTCAAAAAAGATATACGTCTATGTTGTCTGTTGTCTTCTTTTCTTCCTTGCCATACCCTTGTCACGCAACATCGGTGAGGACGCGAGGTTGTCGGTCTTATTGAAATGTTTATTTATTTATTTTATTTTTTTTGTTACGTCTAAAGTGTTTTATAAATTAAAACAAACATTGGAGTGGTAAAGACCCACTACGTTCTTTATGATTAGGTTTATCTTTATTTTCAATCTATAAATTTCTCTAGCACCGTCAAAAAAATTTTCCTACTAAAAATCCAAGTCCCACCCGATTGCGATTTCTAGATCCGCCCCTAAAATTAGCCATCTTCTAGATTAACAAGACTCCTGCAATAATAGTTCATTCATATAGAGAAGAACTTCTAGTCCCCTTGAATATTCTTTTGGATTACATATAACTAATTATTTTCCCGCGCTCGTACCTGACCAATGATTATTTGTTTTTCCTTGTCTGGATTATAATATTTTGTATTTGTTGTACCCAGGACTTCTAGAAGCGGGCATTACATTTTCAACGACAGAGAAAAAAGCCATCGTAATTAATAAAGTGGTTGTATATAGAGGAAAAACCACAACAAGGTTGACCTATTGACTTGGTGGTGCACAATGGTTCTTTATATGCATGTAAAACGGGATTTGGAGGGAGATCAATGTTGTATTGCATCTTCTACAAACATGGAGCTCTGAGAAATCTAGGGTAGCCACAACGATTTTATTGTCTACAGAAGGTAGAATTACTCCACTCCTTTCTGGGTTAATACACTCTTCTTTTTACTGCTGATGTTCTGAGTGTTTGATGGGTGCATATATAAGTTTTGTAGCATCGGTTTTGTAACATGCAGTGAACACGAATTTTGGGGCAACGATTCGAAAACAAAAATGAAATGTTGATTTTGTTTACTTAGTGAAGCACAAGGCCCTCTTCCAAATTTCCTTATATCTGTTCTGTAATAAGCACTCCACATTCTTACAACACTTTTGTAAACCCTGAGAAGTAACTACCCTTATTATACTTTGTCCACATTCCTTTAGCTTTCAGTTTGTTATTTGTTTATACTTTGTCCGAAGGCAGTAGCGGTATGTTATTTGTTATCATTTGAACAATGAACTGTCCTGATCTTTCTGATAAGCTTTTCTGCCTAGTTGTTTTACATTCTGCATTGATTTTGTACTAGCCAAAAATTAAGCTTGGTTTTATGTCTTGTGCCTATAATTCTTGTTGGTGGTTTGCTGATCTACAAATTAGAATTTACTAGTGTGTAGAGAATGCAGATGCAGACTAAGCATGCTAAGAACTACATATATAAATACCAGAAGTTCCAGTTCCCTTGTTTATTATTAACACAAGGATATCTTATTGCAGGTTTTGTGGATCATAGTTAATTCGGACATGGAAGAGTCGCATGCTATAACTCTCAAAAATAAGTTGAAAGGGATATCCCCCATATCCTCCGAGTGTTGTATCTACAGGGTTCCAAAGCGACTACGTGACGTGAATGAGAAGGCCTACACGCCTCAGGTGGTCTCACTAGGTCCAATTCACCATGGACGAGAAGGCCTAGAAGCTATGGAAGATCATAAAATGCGGTATGTGAAGGATTTCTTTGAAAGAACCAATGTAAACCTGGAGGACTGTTTCAATTCTTTGAAGGAATGGGAAGCAAGAATCCGTTCTGGCTATGCAGTAAACATTGAATTTAGTGAAGAGGAGCTGGTGGAAATGATTCTGGTTGATGGAATTTTTACAGTTGAAGTCCTGCTGAGAAGTGCCTTCCCGACACTGCAACAGGAAAGTGACCGGATATTTGGGAAACCATGGATGGACAGGGATGTAGTATATGACATGCTGATGCTTGAAAATCAGCTGCCATTCTTTGTACTAGAGTATTTCTATTCCTTAGCCCATGCCAGTAATACTATTCCTCTCGAAAAAGATACAGAGCTTTCCCTCATCAAGCTCACCCATACCTTCTTCGAGGAAAAGGTGTATATAAGGCCACTGGAAGAGGTTTCAAACAAACTCTCGCAATATTCAGGAGCTAGAATACAACATTTTGTTGATTATATCCTGAAATGTCATCGGCCTTCACCATCTGAGCTTCCACCCAAAAGAAAGCTCGACACATTGAGTATACCAAGTGCGACACAGTTGAAGGCAGCTGGAGTTCATTTTATGGTGGTTCACGACACAACCCTATTCGACATTCAATTTGAAAATGGTATTCTGAAAATTCCACAGTTACGAATACGTGGTTCGACAGAAGTTTTCTTTCGAAACCTTATTGCCTATGAGCAGTTTGAGCTCAATGATCACTACATAAGCGATTATGTATTCATTATTGACCACCTGCTTGATAGTTCTAGGGATGTGGAATTACTTGCTAGGAAAGGAATCCTTGAGTCTAAGCTATCAGATAGCAAAGCAGTGACTACTTTTATTAGCACCCTTGACTTGGGGCCAATTTTATTCGGGACAAATTTCTATTTCACCGAGCTTTGTGAAAAGCTGAATGAATACTACGGCGTCCCCTGGCATAACTGGAAGGCCAGTTTGCAACAAGATTATCTCAGTAGTCCATGGGCTATCCTAGCTATTACGATTGCGACTATTCTACTAGTACTCACTCTCGCTCAAGCAGGGCTCTCCCTTGCGAATATTACAGAAAATTGATGGAAATATTTCATCAGATTCATGTTCTTTTATATATAATTATATATACGTATGTTTTTGTGTTGGTATCTGCCCCTCATGTAAGATTGATTATGTAGTGTATTCTTGTAAAGGGTGATATATAAATAAAGTGGGGATGATACATTTGACATTTCTGAGCTTTTTCAAAGGGAAAGTTCCATAGAGATGAATACTATAACCCAATCCTGGTACTGGTGCCAAACTATGACTGCTAATCTTCTGATATTAATGGCATCATCAATCGGAGTACTATATCAGAATGAATTGTAAATGAAGAAGGCTACACCGTAATATTATGAACGACATTTCCAAATTATTTCTATTACCAAACAATATATGTGAAATTTCTTTATCAAATCGAGTAAGTGAAGATGCGAAAAGGAAAATGAAAGAAAATGAGAAACAAATACCTCAATTTGAAGTTTTTCTTTCCGGACCTCCAAAGTATTCAAAAGATTCCTATCATGCTGCATCAAAAGAAAAATATAGATCTTTAAACAGTTATTAGCTACATAATATCTCATAGATTATGCATGCATTATTGCTAAAAGAACAAACCAATAGCAAGTACATGTTCTTCTGATCAAGCTACTTCAGAACTTACTTCCATCAAGATTCTTTTTCTTTTTTCCGTTTTTCTTTTAGCAAGTACATCTATCAATCCAGCTTGGCCTGAAATTTCTGAAGGGTGTTCTTTCTGTTATTGTGGCTGGTCCGTTCTCAATCTGAATCTGGGTTTGGTACTTTGGTAGTATCAGTAATCATTTATACTTGAGAAACCCAATGAGTCTAAGAACTCCCAAAAGGTACAGAGTGGAACTCAGAGAAGTTACTGCAACAACTACACTGAGCTAATTGCACGTCTGCTTTGCTCCGTATCAATTCTTGCATGTAGTGTTCACTGATCAATGAATCATGTAAATAGCTTCGAACTCTGAACTCATATGAGAGAGTTGTTCTTCAAACATGAATTCCATGTACAAAGAATGTGTTTCCTCTATATGTAAGTGTTCTGTTCTCAGCTCCTACACACCATATATGGCCTTGCAATTGCAAAACTCCTTCCATTCCTGCTGTTTCCCATACAAACTTGAAAAGACCGAGAGCCCTGTCCAACTGCTTCACCCCACTCCAAATCATTGTATCCTCATCTGAAGTCACAATCCTTCCCATGCACAAACAGAGACTCTTGTCACTAATGCTATAAAGCCCACCAGATAAGTCTACTTCAATATCTCTAACATGCCCATAGAGGTAATATAACAAGAGTGTGAACAAACACTTGGATGAATGACCCAATGTCTTGGACAGCTTCTTATGCACTAGGCTTTCTTGATGTCGTACTTCCTTGAATCCGATACTCTTATCAACCAACACATCCTTGATCTGAGACAGCCCCTCTTTCATGACCTCAACCTTTGTCACATAAAGAAGTAACTCCCTGTCATCTTTCAAACAATCAATGAGGTCATTGAACATCTCAAGAAGGTCTTCCCATTTTTGCAAACCAGAAGAGTCAGTAACCTTTGCAGTTGAAAGGTGCATCCACGAAGCAGAGTCATCATCATACGAAACTGATGTCTCAGCCAAGAACTTCAGACAGCTACAAACTATCTGCTGACCAATCCTCATCCCTTTGCTTGAGCCCTGATAATCCAGACATTCCAACTCACATTTCAATCCATTAAGTATCTCCTCAAGCGCGCCGGTCCATATACCATGCTGCGTGACCTGCGGACATATCTTCACGCGCACCGTCTGCCTTTGCTGTGCAGTAATGTTCAGAATGCTACCCACTACAGACATTGATTTCACAACCAAAGGCTGCCTCTCACCTGTTTTACTAAAACACACAAAAGGGTTACATCCTCTACCGCTGGACCACGCCACCACATTGTTCCACAGCGTCTGCTGAACCAATGGAGACCCAACAAAAACTCTGGCAAGTGACTTGAAAGCAACCATCTTATGTTCAGCGCGTGCATTCACTATAACCGAACCATCAGTGATGTTAACAAGCCTACCATCAGCAAAATCCACATCTTTAAGCAACCGGGTCAGTTTCGTCAGCTTGGGAAATGCCTTCCTATACCACTCTGCAGGCAATGTCTCCCCATGAGACTCCTCTGAGGCATGGTACAGCATCACATTCAACTTCACGGCTCCATTTCGCTTACCCATTACATGCTTCGCACCATTGATCACCCTATACGCCATTGTTATAGTGCTACTTCTTCACTGCGGCATTTCATCAAACATCTGCTGTGCACTTTTTTCTTCACTGAAAATCAAACACGCTAAACAACGACTCAACCATTTGAGGTTAAATCATGAAAGCAATAAGGAGGGAGGGTTCAAAACCATGTATAGAGTTTTGCGACGGCTGAAGTTGCTGGTTACCGGAACAAGAGAGACGACTGCCACCGTTGATGACCGGAAAAAGCTTGGGCGTTTTTGTTTGAAAGGACAAGGCGTTTTATGCAGGATTTTGGGCTGGGTGTAACGCTGGATACATTGATCGAAATGGGCTTATTGGGCTTTTATCAAATATATGACCATGTTGGGCTTTAAAATATTCATCTTCAAAACATGTTGATATGGCAACAATAACGGAATATGAAATTCATGCTCGATCACGTTTTTGGTAAAAAAAAATAAAAATAAAAAATAAAAAATAAAAAAGGTAGTTAATTTTTAAGTTAAGTTGTTTGGTCGTCTACTATTGGATTTAGGGTTTATGGTTGAGTACGTATATTCTTTTTGGTTCAGTTATTGATTAGATGAACATGACTGTTTAAAATTAGCAGCGAAATTTCAGGTTAAAGTTTTTCATGAAGTGGTGGTCAAGGCTTTTGATGAAGGTGAGAAAGATTAACTGAAAAATCTGAGAGTAAAAAGTAGCGTTGAACATGGTTGTGTTTATAAAGAAGGAGAAAGGAAGAACCTTTTAAAAGATAATTTTGTTAAACTTTTATTTCAATCCATTGAATTGGATATAAAATAGCATTGTTTTTCGATTTTTTCCTACCAATTTTGACCATTACAGTGTTAGATAAACTTTCAACTTGTGTACTTAATCCGGTGAAACTGCTTGGTCTTTAGTGTCTTTCGGGTCCCCAATCCACAATTTAAATAGTGATAAAAGGACTTTGTGTTGTTCTTTCGCGAGCATGAGTCTTCAAATGTCAAGTCCCAAATTATGAGTTTTGGTTCTTTATTTAGAAGAGTTTAATTCCCGAGTCAAACATGCATATATATGATATGATTTCTTTGAGATCGAATTTAGTCTCCGATTGTTATAACAAAACATTTCAAATCAGGTCATGTAGCGGGGAAATGATTTAGGCAATATGGAACATAGTATAGGCAAAAATTAACCTTGATGCGATTTTCGATCCGACGTACAAACATGATCCATCCAGAAATTATCTTGTACGGGGAGAAATGACTTGTGAACTAATTTCATTAGCTGCTTTATCTTATATGATCCAAGTGTAAGTTGAGAGTGGTAACTTTGTGCATAATCTCAATCCTCAATGCATGCGAGACTAGTGCAAATAATGTCCATATATTGTTCTAATTTTTTGATCTACGTAGTAATTCAGTACGTATGTGATAGGTTAATTAGTAAATGATCGGTTAATTACTTAAACATAACGTCGATCAAGTCATTCAAGTGAATATCATAACTACTATACAACTGTTTATACGAATGTACGTATATGCTTTCTTTCTTCTAATTTGCTATTTTTCCAAGCATGCAAATAATATGCAACGAGACAAAACCGCAGCCATGATGGAATGTGGATTGAGAGGGAATCATGATGATGGCACAAAAACCTCGATAAGCTTAGCTAGCCATGCACTTGCTGGGCGGTACTGTGGAAATGATTGAATTGGAGGTACTTCATGACTAGCTAGTTCTTTAGTTCTCACGTCTCACTAACATGAACAATATATATAAAGAAGCATATATATTCTCTGTTGAAGTAACATAAAGCCGAGCTCAAAGTGAAACAAAGAGTCTTGCTAAAAGCGAAAGAATGGAGTGTAGTAGCAGACACTAATTCATGTTTGGTTACTTTTTGACCAATATAATTTGCATTTCTCAGTTCTTAAACCTTGCTAAGCTGCCCCATGCCATGAGGTCAATGAGGGAACCCATGAAAGGTGTTTCTGAAAAGCTAGGGAATCCTATGTGATGAACTAGTTTTGTATATTGTTCTAAATAAACTATGTTCAATTATCAAATATAATCAATCATATAGAGTTTGGAATAATTGTTTATCATCAATTTGTAAAAGTTAACCCCATCCGTTAATCAAACAAGTTATATATAATGATCGATGTACGTATAGTTATCATTAGCTGCTAGCTAGGCAGATGACTGCTCATCATTTATTTCCTTAATGCTCATATAATGCACTAGAAGTGATCGATGATCGAGTATCATAGATGATTGCACTTCGC
The window above is part of the Fragaria vesca subsp. vesca linkage group LG2, FraVesHawaii_1.0, whole genome shotgun sequence genome. Proteins encoded here:
- the LOC101291399 gene encoding uncharacterized protein LOC101291399; its protein translation is MAYRVINGAKHVMGKRNGAVKLNVMLYHASEESHGETLPAEWYRKAFPKLTKLTRLLKDVDFADGRLVNITDGSVIVNARAEHKMVAFKSLARVFVGSPLVQQTLWNNVVAWSSGRGCNPFVCFSKTGERQPLVVKSMSVVGSILNITAQQRQTVRVKICPQVTQHGIWTGALEEILNGLKCELECLDYQGSSKGMRIGQQIVCSCLKFLAETSVSYDDDSASWMHLSTAKVTDSSGLQKWEDLLEMFNDLIDCLKDDRELLLYVTKVEVMKEGLSQIKDVLVDKSIGFKEVRHQESLVHKKLSKTLGHSSKCLFTLLLYYLYGHVRDIEVDLSGGLYSISDKSLCLCMGRIVTSDEDTMIWSGVKQLDRALGLFKFVWETAGMEGVLQLQGHIWCVGAENRTLTYRGNTFFVHGIHV